A region from the Candidatus Magasanikbacteria bacterium genome encodes:
- a CDS encoding co-chaperone GroES translates to MNIKPLGDRVVIKAVKEEEITASGILLPDTIDKEKKAEGEIVAVGPGKILESGQRSAMEVKVGDKVIFEKWGGEEIKVEGDEYKILSADKILAIILK, encoded by the coding sequence ATGAACATAAAACCATTAGGTGATCGTGTAGTTATCAAAGCTGTAAAAGAAGAGGAGATTACAGCTTCTGGAATTTTATTGCCAGATACAATTGATAAAGAAAAAAAAGCAGAAGGAGAAATCGTAGCAGTAGGACCTGGAAAAATTTTAGAGTCTGGACAGCGAAGTGCAATGGAGGTAAAAGTTGGAGACAAAGTTATTTTTGAAAAATGGGGAGGAGAAGAGATTAAGGTTGAAGGGGATGAATACAAAATTTTGAGTGCAGATAAAATTTTGGCAATTATTTTAAAATAA
- a CDS encoding YidC/Oxa1 family membrane protein insertase — MQELFQAILYQPIFNALVALYNVIPDVGVGILIITIIIKFALYPLTNISLKSQKKLTDIQPKLAELKKKYKDDKQTLAAETMKMYKESNVNPLSSCLPMLLQLPVFLALFWVLKDSLGTTDFSLLYSFVSAPEVLDPMSLGFIDLSKSNIVLAVLAGAAQFWQAKMMQTKKAPKVAGEGAKDENMLSSMNKQMLYFMPVLTVIIGMQLAGGVALYWFLSTLLTALQQLFILKRDKKSEVEVIS, encoded by the coding sequence ATGCAAGAATTATTTCAAGCAATATTATACCAACCAATTTTTAATGCATTGGTTGCACTTTACAATGTGATTCCAGATGTGGGTGTTGGAATTTTGATTATTACAATTATAATCAAATTTGCACTTTATCCACTTACAAATATATCTCTAAAATCACAGAAAAAACTTACAGATATTCAACCAAAATTGGCGGAACTGAAGAAAAAATATAAAGATGATAAACAGACTTTGGCAGCAGAAACAATGAAGATGTACAAAGAAAGTAATGTAAATCCACTTTCTTCTTGTTTGCCGATGTTATTGCAATTGCCGGTATTTTTAGCACTTTTCTGGGTGTTAAAAGATAGTCTTGGGACTACAGATTTTAGTTTACTTTATTCATTTGTAAGCGCTCCAGAGGTTTTAGATCCAATGTCTTTGGGATTTATTGATTTGAGCAAATCAAACATTGTGTTGGCAGTTTTGGCTGGTGCAGCACAGTTCTGGCAAGCCAAGATGATGCAAACGAAGAAAGCTCCAAAGGTGGCAGGAGAAGGTGCAAAAGACGAAAATATGCTTTCTTCTATGAACAAGCAGATGCTTTACTTTATGCCTGTTCTAACAGTAATTATAGGTATGCAGCTTGCAGGTGGGGTAGCGCTTTATTGGTTCTTGTCTACACTTCTTACAGCTTTACAGCAGTTGTTTATTCTCAAAAGAGACAAGAAATCAGAAGTTGAGGTTATTTCTTAA
- the nusA gene encoding transcription termination factor NusA: MASEIIKSIQFLCNEKGLEYETVMEALEFALAAAYRKDFGDKQQNIKVHFDPETGDMKVWDEKEVAEDYDLEELEKSQERLAELREIAHMERRELEEDEMEGLIRFNPKNQMMISEAKKIKKTAKLGDIIKIDLEIPGDFGRMAAQTAKQVIIQKIREAERNSVFEDFKNQEGDIVQGVIQRRDSRSGVVIIDLGKITGILPVVEQVQRERYIPGNRMTFFVQSVDMGNRGPEIILSRTNIKMVEVVFDKEIPEINTGEVVIKAIARDAGSRSKVAVFTKDESVDPIGSCIGQRGSRINTIIDELGGEKIDIIHFDEKVETFIKNSLAPAKIETVVLNEEEKTAAVNVKEDQLSLAIGRGGQNVRLATELTGWRIKVVQVDEEGGEVDEENKEESPNEKEVSTEEKVEEVKEETPVEEKAEEKTKEVVEEKVEGVKEETSEEVAEKKTEETKEEAPVEGKTEESKEEVEEIKEDK, encoded by the coding sequence ATGGCATCAGAAATTATTAAATCAATTCAATTTCTTTGTAATGAAAAAGGATTGGAATATGAAACTGTAATGGAGGCATTAGAGTTTGCTTTGGCAGCAGCTTATAGAAAAGATTTTGGAGATAAGCAGCAAAATATAAAAGTTCATTTTGACCCAGAGACAGGTGATATGAAAGTTTGGGATGAAAAAGAAGTTGCAGAAGACTATGATTTGGAGGAGTTGGAAAAGTCACAAGAAAGATTGGCAGAGCTTAGAGAAATTGCTCATATGGAGCGTCGTGAGTTGGAAGAGGATGAGATGGAAGGGTTGATACGCTTTAATCCAAAAAATCAAATGATGATTTCAGAGGCAAAAAAGATCAAAAAAACAGCAAAACTTGGCGATATTATAAAGATAGACTTGGAAATACCTGGTGATTTTGGAAGAATGGCAGCACAAACAGCAAAACAAGTTATTATCCAAAAAATTCGTGAAGCAGAAAGAAACAGTGTTTTTGAGGATTTTAAAAATCAGGAAGGTGATATAGTACAAGGTGTAATCCAAAGAAGAGACAGCAGAAGTGGTGTCGTAATTATAGATTTAGGAAAGATTACTGGTATTTTGCCTGTTGTAGAGCAGGTCCAAAGAGAACGCTATATACCAGGAAATAGAATGACTTTTTTCGTACAATCTGTAGATATGGGAAATAGAGGACCAGAAATTATACTTTCACGCACAAATATAAAAATGGTTGAGGTTGTTTTCGATAAAGAAATTCCAGAAATTAATACAGGTGAGGTCGTTATAAAAGCAATTGCGCGTGATGCTGGAAGTCGTTCAAAAGTTGCAGTATTCACAAAAGATGAATCTGTTGACCCAATTGGGTCTTGTATTGGTCAGCGTGGAAGTCGTATTAATACTATAATAGATGAACTTGGTGGAGAGAAAATAGATATAATTCATTTCGATGAAAAAGTGGAGACATTTATAAAAAATTCACTCGCTCCAGCAAAAATAGAAACAGTTGTTTTAAATGAAGAAGAAAAAACTGCAGCTGTAAATGTAAAAGAAGATCAGCTTTCTTTAGCAATTGGTAGGGGTGGTCAAAATGTAAGATTGGCCACAGAATTGACTGGTTGGAGAATTAAGGTGGTTCAAGTAGATGAAGAAGGAGGAGAAGTTGATGAGGAAAATAAAGAAGAGTCGCCTAACGAAAAAGAAGTTTCCACAGAAGAAAAAGTGGAGGAAGTGAAAGAGGAAACTCCAGTTGAAGAAAAAGCTGAGGAGAAAACTAAAGAGGTTGTAGAAGAGAAGGTTGAGGGTGTAAAAGAAGAAACATCTGAAGAAGTTGCTGAAAAAAAGACTGAAGAGACAAAAGAAGAAGCTCCAGTAGAAGGAAAAACTGAAGAATCAAAAGAAGAGGTTGAGGAAATTAAAGAAGACAAATAA
- a CDS encoding DMT family transporter, which produces MFSVLIATIGYVLLAFVFILDKIILSKSVSKPVVYTFYSTIFLLAVFLLYPLGVQTLFGVHLFWALFSGLTFGFALWFMFIAIKKGETSHISPFIGGIITVATYIISYFVLSEQLSTFQLFGIGILIFSSFLLSFEKSRKHNGFHIGFVWAIGSGILFALSHVSAKYIYELYPFLTGIVWTRGTTGLVGIITLFFPSVLKTFKKRKRKRKTKGKKHVALLIIVTKILGVLANLLVQYALAIGSVTIVMALSGLQFALMFLFILLLTKFLPKIFREYFTRREIFVQTTAILLVVVGYIFFVF; this is translated from the coding sequence ATGTTTTCAGTTCTCATCGCCACAATTGGATATGTTTTATTGGCATTTGTTTTTATTTTGGACAAAATAATTCTCAGCAAATCCGTGAGTAAACCGGTTGTATACACTTTTTATTCAACTATTTTTTTGCTGGCAGTGTTCCTACTTTATCCACTTGGAGTTCAGACCCTGTTTGGTGTTCATCTGTTTTGGGCTTTATTTTCTGGACTCACTTTTGGGTTTGCTTTGTGGTTTATGTTTATTGCAATCAAAAAAGGAGAGACAAGTCATATCTCCCCTTTTATTGGTGGAATTATCACTGTTGCAACATATATAATTTCATATTTTGTACTTAGCGAACAGCTCTCAACTTTTCAACTTTTTGGAATTGGCATATTAATTTTCTCTTCATTTTTACTATCTTTTGAAAAAAGTCGCAAGCATAATGGTTTTCACATTGGTTTTGTTTGGGCAATAGGATCTGGGATTTTATTTGCACTTTCGCATGTTAGTGCCAAATATATTTATGAGCTTTATCCATTTTTAACAGGAATAGTTTGGACTCGCGGAACAACTGGTTTGGTTGGAATTATTACTTTATTTTTTCCTTCAGTTCTAAAAACATTTAAAAAGAGAAAAAGAAAACGAAAAACAAAAGGCAAAAAACATGTTGCACTACTTATTATTGTTACAAAAATTTTGGGAGTTTTGGCAAACCTTTTGGTTCAATATGCACTCGCAATTGGAAGTGTGACTATTGTAATGGCATTAAGTGGTTTACAATTTGCACTTATGTTTTTATTTATTTTACTTCTTACAAAATTTTTACCAAAAATATTCCGCGAATACTTCACTCGTCGAGAAATATTTGTACAAACAACTGCAATTTTACTCGTTGTTGTTGGCTACATCTTCTTTGTTTTTTAA
- a CDS encoding NUDIX domain-containing protein, with protein MKDFSFGVVPVFKEGDKLLFLLIQHLHEKGGHWAFPKGHPEVGETEIESAKRELEEETGVKDVKIIEGLEFFEKYSFEQDGIHIDKTVKYFVGIANSKDVTKQEIEVGDYVWLEFEDALEKITFVEGKKMLKKVGENIDKINSL; from the coding sequence ATGAAAGATTTTTCTTTTGGAGTGGTTCCTGTTTTTAAAGAGGGTGATAAACTCTTATTTCTTCTTATTCAACATTTGCACGAAAAAGGTGGGCATTGGGCTTTTCCAAAAGGTCATCCGGAAGTTGGTGAGACAGAAATAGAATCTGCAAAAAGAGAGTTGGAAGAAGAAACAGGTGTAAAAGATGTTAAAATTATTGAGGGTCTAGAATTTTTTGAAAAATATTCTTTTGAGCAAGATGGAATTCACATAGATAAAACTGTAAAATATTTTGTAGGAATTGCAAATAGCAAAGATGTGACGAAACAAGAAATAGAGGTCGGTGATTATGTTTGGCTTGAATTTGAAGATGCACTAGAAAAGATTACTTTTGTGGAAGGTAAGAAAATGCTAAAAAAAGTTGGCGAAAATATTGATAAAATAAACTCACTTTAA
- a CDS encoding cytochrome c biogenesis protein CcdA has protein sequence MDFGLIISAFVAGLLTFFAPCTFPLVPAYLGFISGVSVKDINSEKERENVRKKIFINGVFYVLGFSFIFILFGVLFGFLGSILSAYQTWLNRVGALFIIFFGLYLVGLFKIPFLQKEKRLNFTNKIKPGKPLSSFIFGMSFAVGWTPCIGPILGSIFILASSSGTVLQGTFLLFVFAFGLALPHLFIALSVGHATNYVRKLSKYLNIISIVGGVFLVFIGILLITNSFAIWTTYFFKLFNFIDYDKLLNYL, from the coding sequence ATGGATTTTGGTTTAATTATCTCTGCTTTTGTTGCAGGTTTACTTACTTTTTTTGCGCCGTGTACATTTCCACTTGTTCCTGCTTATCTGGGTTTTATAAGTGGTGTTTCTGTAAAAGACATAAATAGTGAAAAAGAAAGAGAAAATGTAAGAAAGAAAATTTTTATAAACGGAGTTTTTTATGTTTTGGGGTTTTCTTTTATTTTTATACTTTTTGGAGTTTTGTTTGGGTTTTTAGGTTCAATACTTTCAGCTTATCAAACTTGGTTAAATAGGGTGGGTGCACTTTTTATAATATTTTTTGGACTTTATTTGGTTGGATTATTTAAAATACCTTTTTTGCAAAAAGAAAAAAGATTAAATTTTACAAACAAGATAAAACCTGGAAAACCGCTAAGTTCTTTTATTTTTGGAATGAGTTTTGCTGTTGGGTGGACACCTTGCATAGGTCCTATTTTAGGAAGTATTTTTATTTTAGCTTCATCTTCTGGAACTGTTTTGCAAGGAACTTTCTTGCTTTTTGTTTTTGCTTTTGGATTGGCATTACCTCATTTGTTTATAGCCCTCAGTGTTGGGCATGCTACAAATTATGTTAGAAAATTATCAAAGTATTTAAATATAATTTCAATTGTTGGTGGTGTATTTTTGGTTTTTATTGGTATATTACTTATTACAAATAGTTTTGCTATTTGGACTACCTATTTTTTTAAACTATTCAATTTTATAGACTATGATAAATTGTTAAATTATCTTTAA
- a CDS encoding O-antigen ligase family protein, with the protein MTDENSIEQNGKKNVWNMGFLNKKIDFLKASKISLALFLFVLPWQTVYIFREVFWESTKWQYGTLNFYFFEVVLWFFIFFGFSYFWKNKIKNFKNLKTRELSSGIIFTKTYKFWLRLQEKSWSILWYKQKFFFSSRSKFKSFTNESISENNSLKQKIIPVFFTSLIFLFLIISSFFVGDPALAFQKLRQIIQVLLFLFLIISLPIKFNFIVKWFFIGSILPTVLGVWQFIAQNSFSSTLLGISEHLPWVGGSSVISNPTIGYWLRAYGSFAHPNIFGGYLFFVLVSLFIYFYNSKKYSSLLIFIIFLLPTTGLFLTFSRSAWIVFLLVFIITFFISFLKKKDAFVRALFYLSFFIISLVFIFFPLVQTRISGNSITEIKSVQDRMLGYSEAKDLFIENLFFGVGGGNYTLALKEKNPNLKPWKYQPVHNIFMLFLVEYGLIGFTILFGGLYVLVKEIKIKKCLNLTTILSLCLFIILGIFDHYLYSFSVGLLLPSLYFAVIYKYFLDKKHKV; encoded by the coding sequence ATGACAGACGAGAATTCTATAGAACAAAATGGCAAGAAAAATGTGTGGAATATGGGGTTTTTGAATAAAAAAATAGATTTTTTAAAAGCTAGTAAAATTTCACTAGCTTTATTTTTGTTCGTCTTACCTTGGCAAACGGTATATATTTTTAGAGAAGTTTTTTGGGAAAGTACAAAGTGGCAATACGGAACTTTAAATTTTTATTTTTTTGAAGTTGTTTTGTGGTTTTTTATTTTTTTTGGTTTTTCTTACTTTTGGAAAAATAAAATTAAAAATTTTAAAAACCTAAAAACACGGGAACTATCTTCAGGTATCATTTTTACTAAAACCTATAAATTTTGGCTACGACTTCAAGAAAAAAGTTGGTCTATACTGTGGTATAAGCAAAAATTTTTCTTTTCGTCGCGCTCAAAATTTAAAAGTTTTACTAACGAAAGCATATCTGAAAATAATTCCTTAAAACAAAAAATAATCCCAGTATTTTTCACCTCATTAATTTTTTTATTTTTAATAATATCTAGTTTTTTTGTAGGTGATCCTGCTTTAGCTTTTCAAAAATTAAGACAAATTATTCAAGTTTTATTATTTTTATTTTTAATAATTTCACTCCCAATAAAGTTTAATTTTATTGTAAAATGGTTTTTTATTGGCTCTATATTGCCAACAGTTTTAGGTGTTTGGCAGTTTATAGCACAAAATTCGTTCAGCTCTACTTTGCTTGGAATTTCAGAACATCTTCCGTGGGTAGGTGGGTCGTCTGTAATCTCCAATCCAACAATTGGCTACTGGCTCCGCGCTTATGGAAGTTTTGCGCATCCAAATATTTTTGGTGGGTATTTATTTTTTGTTTTAGTTTCTTTATTTATTTATTTTTACAATTCAAAAAAATATTCTTCTTTACTTATATTTATTATATTTTTACTCCCAACGACCGGTCTGTTTTTAACATTTAGTCGTTCGGCTTGGATAGTATTTTTACTTGTTTTCATTATTACTTTTTTTATTTCATTTTTGAAAAAAAAAGATGCGTTTGTTCGTGCTTTATTTTATTTAAGTTTTTTTATAATTAGTTTAGTTTTTATATTTTTTCCATTAGTCCAAACTCGTATATCGGGAAATTCTATAACAGAAATAAAATCTGTGCAAGATAGAATGCTTGGATATTCTGAAGCTAAAGATTTGTTTATTGAAAATTTATTTTTTGGTGTTGGTGGTGGAAATTACACTTTAGCTTTGAAAGAAAAAAATCCAAACCTAAAACCTTGGAAATATCAACCAGTCCATAATATTTTTATGTTGTTTTTGGTTGAATACGGTTTGATTGGTTTTACTATTTTATTTGGTGGTTTGTATGTTTTAGTTAAAGAAATAAAGATTAAAAAGTGTCTTAATTTAACTACTATTCTATCTTTATGTCTCTTTATAATTTTAGGAATTTTTGATCATTATCTATACTCATTTTCTGTTGGGCTACTGCTACCTTCTTTATATTTTGCGGTTATTTACAAGTATTTTCTTGACAAAAAACACAAAGTATAG
- a CDS encoding 3'-5' exonuclease, with amino-acid sequence MSKEFYISVDIETAGTVPEKYSMLSVGAVIVGQKDKEFYRELKPVNFNFEKEALDVCRSCFSEDTQVHLKEMEDKKPSDILYALQDVGHEPGDVMEDFFSWVKEVSPKDVRPLFLGYNASFDWQFINAYFNKYVGENPFRYDPVDIKAYYMGKNKMLWTDISKKAIRRKYGLKENQLPHNALFDAKEQAEIFESMLNE; translated from the coding sequence ATGTCAAAAGAATTTTATATTTCAGTGGATATTGAAACCGCCGGAACTGTACCAGAAAAATATAGTATGCTTTCTGTTGGTGCTGTTATTGTTGGTCAAAAAGACAAGGAATTTTATAGAGAATTAAAACCGGTTAATTTTAATTTTGAAAAAGAAGCTTTAGATGTTTGTAGAAGTTGTTTTTCCGAGGATACACAAGTGCACTTAAAAGAAATGGAGGATAAAAAACCAAGTGATATACTTTATGCTTTGCAAGATGTGGGGCATGAACCTGGAGATGTGATGGAGGATTTTTTTTCTTGGGTAAAAGAAGTTTCACCAAAAGATGTTAGGCCATTATTTTTAGGCTATAACGCATCTTTTGACTGGCAGTTTATAAATGCGTATTTTAATAAATATGTAGGTGAAAATCCATTTCGGTATGATCCGGTGGACATAAAAGCATATTATATGGGGAAAAATAAAATGCTTTGGACAGATATAAGTAAAAAGGCAATTCGCAGGAAATACGGTTTGAAAGAAAATCAATTACCACACAATGCACTGTTTGATGCAAAAGAACAGGCTGAAATTTTTGAAAGTATGTTAAATGAATAA
- a CDS encoding GNAT family N-acetyltransferase, translated as MGMVKRKEALLISIRISFYQGEDEAGHVYLYIMTNDLNKRPFGFIEDLFVENWARGLGCGKKLMEELEKEAEKKDCYKIVGCFRNSKTGLIKFYKSLGYDCEYGREFRKDL; from the coding sequence ATGGGTATGGTAAAAAGAAAAGAAGCTCTTTTGATAAGTATTAGAATTAGTTTTTACCAAGGTGAAGACGAAGCTGGGCATGTTTATTTGTACATTATGACAAACGATTTAAATAAAAGACCTTTTGGTTTTATTGAAGATTTGTTTGTTGAAAATTGGGCTCGTGGATTAGGTTGTGGAAAAAAACTTATGGAAGAATTGGAAAAAGAAGCGGAAAAAAAAGATTGTTATAAAATTGTGGGCTGTTTTCGAAATTCTAAAACAGGTTTGATAAAATTTTATAAATCACTTGGTTATGATTGTGAATATGGTCGTGAGTTTAGAAAAGATTTATAA
- a CDS encoding YraN family protein translates to MNNFLSKKDIGNNGEKLAVKFLRKKGYKILEKNYRIKQAEVDVIAWKIERKEKILCFIEVKTRKFNDGSAERAVDYKKIQHIMCGARSFCIERGVNIENSPISFEHVSVFTEEKDKINHFVIPIN, encoded by the coding sequence ATGAATAATTTTTTGAGTAAAAAAGATATAGGGAATAATGGTGAGAAGTTGGCGGTAAAATTTTTGCGTAAAAAAGGATATAAAATACTTGAAAAAAATTACAGAATAAAACAAGCAGAAGTGGATGTAATAGCTTGGAAAATAGAAAGAAAAGAAAAAATACTTTGTTTTATTGAAGTAAAAACTAGAAAATTTAACGATGGAAGTGCAGAGCGAGCGGTAGATTATAAAAAAATACAACACATAATGTGTGGTGCTAGAAGTTTTTGTATAGAAAGAGGTGTAAATATTGAAAATTCACCAATTAGTTTTGAACATGTTAGCGTCTTTACAGAAGAAAAAGACAAAATAAACCACTTTGTAATACCAATTAATTAG
- a CDS encoding class I SAM-dependent methyltransferase yields the protein MYRSGTYLLDPHFILEESHTREGMRVADFGCGRTGHFTFPISQKVGDKGCVYAVDILKDVLHNVESRKRGKGLKNIHTVWADIEKLGAVTIPKNSLDIVFIVNTLSQSSFKADILNEASRLMKNKSRLVIVDWHRGSHKFGVSQDLLVNFSELGDWGVENNFVVQDSIVAGPHHAGIILYKHE from the coding sequence ATGTATAGATCGGGCACTTATCTACTAGACCCACATTTTATATTGGAAGAGTCTCACACAAGAGAGGGAATGCGTGTGGCTGATTTTGGTTGTGGTAGAACGGGACACTTCACTTTTCCAATATCACAAAAAGTTGGGGATAAAGGTTGTGTATATGCTGTGGATATCTTAAAAGATGTTTTACATAATGTGGAAAGTAGAAAAAGAGGTAAAGGGTTAAAAAATATTCATACTGTTTGGGCTGACATAGAAAAGCTTGGTGCTGTGACAATTCCAAAAAATAGCTTAGATATTGTTTTTATTGTAAATACATTATCTCAGTCTAGTTTTAAAGCAGATATTTTAAACGAAGCGTCTAGATTAATGAAGAATAAGTCTAGGCTTGTTATAGTAGATTGGCATAGGGGAAGTCATAAATTTGGTGTTAGTCAAGATTTACTTGTTAATTTTTCAGAGCTTGGAGATTGGGGTGTCGAGAATAATTTTGTTGTACAAGACTCAATTGTCGCAGGACCACACCATGCTGGAATTATACTATATAAACATGAATAA